A genome region from Chitinophagales bacterium includes the following:
- a CDS encoding DUF2147 domain-containing protein: protein MKKVFTLSFFCLLAAIVFAGSGIENTWYNQEKDGKILIYQLNGLYYGKIVWLKTPIENGKPKLDKNNPEPELAKKPLIGAIVIKNFTKKNETEFVGGTIYDPKNGKTYSCKMTLKGKVVDVRGYIGIPAFGRTTVWTLAEDQ from the coding sequence ATGAAAAAGGTTTTTACATTAAGTTTTTTCTGCCTATTGGCAGCAATTGTTTTTGCGGGCAGTGGCATTGAAAACACTTGGTACAACCAAGAAAAAGACGGAAAAATCCTTATATATCAACTCAACGGATTATACTACGGAAAAATAGTTTGGCTTAAAACACCAATAGAAAACGGGAAACCTAAACTAGATAAAAACAATCCCGAACCGGAACTGGCAAAGAAACCTTTAATTGGCGCTATTGTAATTAAAAATTTCACCAAAAAGAACGAAACCGAATTTGTTGGAGGCACCATATACGACCCCAAAAATGGCAAAACATATTCGTGTAAAATGACCTTAAAAGGAAAGGTAGTAGATGTGCGCGGCTATATTGGTATTCCCGCCTTTGGCAGAACAACCGTATGGACCTTAGCCGAAGACCAATAA
- a CDS encoding response regulator transcription factor: METNDIKILLVDDEADVLDFMKYNLEREGFWVHTASNGLEAIEVAKKTLPHIIILDLMMPKLDGIETCRELRSLSQFKSTIITFLTARDEDYSQIAGFEVGADDYITKPIKPRVFISRIRALMRRLESNENSKLIKAGDIEVDRERYVVIKSGEEISLPRKEFELLNLLIGKPGRVFKREEILSKVWGNETIVGDRTIDVHIRKLREKLGDDNFKTIKGIGYKFDA; this comes from the coding sequence ATGGAAACAAACGATATAAAAATTTTGTTGGTGGATGATGAAGCCGATGTGTTGGACTTTATGAAGTATAATTTGGAGCGCGAAGGATTTTGGGTACACACTGCCTCCAATGGTTTAGAGGCAATAGAAGTAGCTAAGAAAACGCTGCCGCACATTATTATTTTAGATCTTATGATGCCCAAATTAGATGGAATCGAAACATGTAGAGAGTTGCGCAGTTTATCACAGTTTAAATCTACCATTATTACTTTTTTAACTGCTCGCGATGAAGATTATTCGCAAATAGCCGGCTTTGAAGTAGGTGCCGATGATTATATTACCAAGCCAATAAAGCCACGTGTTTTTATTAGCCGCATCCGCGCTTTAATGCGCAGGTTAGAAAGCAACGAAAATAGCAAACTTATTAAAGCAGGCGATATAGAAGTAGATAGAGAACGGTATGTGGTTATTAAAAGTGGAGAAGAAATTTCGCTGCCGCGCAAGGAGTTTGAACTATTGAATTTACTTATAGGGAAACCCGGCAGAGTATTTAAACGCGAAGAAATTTTAAGCAAAGTATGGGGGAATGAAACCATTGTAGGCGATCGCACCATAGATGTTCATATCCGCAAATTGCGCGAAAAATTAGGCGATGATAATTTTAAAACCATTAAAGGAATCGGGTATAAGTTCGATGCCTAA
- a CDS encoding carboxypeptidase-like regulatory domain-containing protein, which translates to MKHIYALILLACSAYLQAQITQTIRGTIIDKDDQQALAGVSVAVYKNNELLKGTLTDNEGTFRLEQITVGRVTIVASYLGYKKASLPNTVVNAGKEVVLNIEMESSIEALKEVEITAVRKGETINEMAMISARGFNVEETERYAGSRGDPARMASNFAGVSGSDDSRNDIVVRGNSPFGVQYRLENVHIPNPNHFNIPGSVGGSVAILNNRMLSNSDFYTGAFPAEFGNALAGIFDIRMKKGNNERNEFTGEFGLLGANVFGEGPFSKKSKASYIFNYRYATLELLNLMGVDIGTEAIPRYTDLQFKVNAPTKNGGNVSLFGIGGYSNINLLTSSQKELTQGRDIYASGGRDEYFQSGMGVAGVNYTRPVAKNAYATITFAASTEWVNVKHSRVLRHVDSSGSKPMWVVDTIYGKLFYRFITSKLTGGFMRQYKLNARHTIRFGLLTEAWRFNLVDSNFSEFTNQWYWRVNVQRWDFMFQPYVQWKWNISDQLTFNAGLHGQIFTLNSNSWSIDPRMAFKYQFRKNQSLSLGVGLHSQMLPTYSYFITRNEYRNTGSYNQNLGFMRSFHSVIGYDLFIGNSMRIKMEAYYQQLFNIPVDTFASSYNVLNEGAGFERFFPLKLTNKGIGRNFGFEFTFEKFFTRNWFIMFTGSVYDARYRGSDGKWYNSDFNGLYNMNLLGTKEFVWQGKNKKKDIKRINTFGIGGKITFAGGKRYTPYDTVLSPISEDPVLLNSERNKQHFKPYFRFDVRINYRCNTRNITHEVGIDLVNITFQKNVLRLDYVPSTKGTQEVYQLGFLPLFYYRIDFAINGKKKSETNSN; encoded by the coding sequence ATGAAGCACATTTATGCACTTATTTTATTGGCTTGCTCAGCTTACTTGCAAGCACAAATAACACAAACTATTCGCGGCACTATTATTGATAAAGACGACCAACAAGCGCTTGCAGGCGTAAGTGTTGCCGTGTACAAAAATAATGAGCTGCTAAAAGGAACACTCACCGACAACGAAGGAACCTTTAGGTTAGAACAAATTACCGTAGGCAGGGTTACCATAGTTGCCAGCTACCTCGGTTACAAGAAGGCATCGCTACCTAATACCGTTGTAAATGCAGGCAAAGAAGTAGTGCTGAACATAGAAATGGAAAGCAGCATAGAAGCATTGAAAGAGGTAGAAATAACAGCCGTACGCAAAGGCGAAACCATCAACGAAATGGCCATGATTTCGGCACGCGGTTTTAATGTGGAAGAAACCGAACGCTATGCAGGCAGCCGTGGCGACCCTGCCCGCATGGCAAGTAATTTTGCTGGAGTTTCCGGCAGCGATGATTCGCGCAACGATATTGTGGTGCGCGGCAACTCACCTTTTGGTGTGCAATACCGCTTAGAGAATGTACACATTCCCAATCCCAACCACTTTAATATTCCCGGAAGTGTAGGCGGCAGTGTTGCCATTTTAAACAACCGCATGCTCAGCAATTCCGATTTTTACACAGGTGCTTTTCCTGCCGAGTTTGGCAATGCGCTGGCAGGAATCTTTGATATAAGAATGAAAAAAGGCAACAACGAGCGCAATGAATTTACGGGAGAATTTGGGCTACTCGGTGCCAATGTATTTGGCGAAGGCCCTTTTAGCAAGAAGAGTAAAGCAAGCTATATTTTCAATTACCGCTATGCCACCCTGGAGTTACTGAACTTAATGGGAGTAGATATTGGCACCGAAGCCATTCCGCGCTATACCGATTTACAGTTTAAAGTAAACGCTCCCACTAAAAATGGCGGCAATGTAAGTTTGTTTGGAATTGGTGGTTACAGCAATATCAATCTACTTACCTCCTCACAAAAAGAACTAACCCAAGGTCGCGATATTTATGCCAGCGGAGGCCGCGATGAATACTTCCAATCCGGAATGGGAGTGGCAGGTGTAAACTATACGCGCCCGGTAGCAAAAAATGCGTATGCCACTATTACTTTTGCTGCCTCTACCGAGTGGGTAAATGTAAAGCACAGCCGAGTGCTGCGCCATGTAGATAGCAGTGGCAGTAAACCAATGTGGGTTGTAGATACTATTTACGGAAAGTTATTTTACCGTTTCATTACTTCTAAACTTACCGGTGGTTTTATGCGCCAATACAAGCTAAATGCACGCCACACCATCCGCTTTGGTTTACTTACCGAAGCATGGCGCTTTAACTTGGTAGATAGCAACTTTAGCGAGTTTACCAACCAATGGTATTGGAGAGTAAATGTGCAACGTTGGGATTTTATGTTTCAACCTTATGTGCAATGGAAATGGAATATCAGCGATCAACTTACTTTTAATGCCGGCTTACACGGGCAAATTTTTACGCTCAACAGCAATAGTTGGAGTATAGATCCACGCATGGCGTTTAAGTATCAATTCAGAAAGAACCAAAGCCTTAGTTTGGGAGTTGGTTTACACTCGCAAATGCTGCCCACTTACAGTTATTTCATAACGCGCAACGAATACAGAAATACAGGCAGCTACAACCAAAACCTTGGATTTATGCGCAGTTTTCACTCTGTAATAGGATACGATTTATTTATTGGAAACAGTATGCGTATTAAAATGGAAGCATACTACCAACAGCTATTCAATATTCCCGTAGATACTTTTGCATCGAGCTATAATGTATTGAATGAAGGTGCAGGTTTCGAAAGGTTTTTTCCGCTAAAACTCACCAATAAAGGTATTGGCAGAAACTTTGGCTTTGAATTTACATTTGAAAAATTTTTCACCCGCAATTGGTTTATTATGTTTACCGGAAGCGTATATGATGCCCGCTACCGCGGCAGCGATGGCAAATGGTACAACAGCGATTTTAATGGCTTATACAACATGAATCTGTTGGGAACAAAAGAGTTTGTGTGGCAGGGCAAAAACAAGAAGAAAGACATTAAGCGTATAAACACTTTTGGCATTGGCGGCAAAATAACCTTTGCTGGCGGCAAGCGCTACACGCCTTACGATACCGTTTTAAGCCCCATAAGTGAAGATCCTGTACTGCTAAACAGCGAGCGCAACAAACAACATTTTAAACCCTACTTTAGATTTGATGTACGCATAAACTATCGCTGCAACACACGCAATATTACGCACGAAGTAGGTATAGATTTGGTAAATATCACCTTCCAAAAAAATGTGCTGCGTTTAGATTATGTTCCTTCTACCAAAGGCACGCAAGAAGTGTACCAATTGGGCTTCCTACCTTTGTTTTACTACAGAATTGACTTTGCTATAAATGGCAAGAAAAAATCGGAAACAAACAGCAATTAG
- a CDS encoding aspartate aminotransferase family protein, translated as MHLSNRQVFLNHIAQTSKAPLLLEIASAKGSLLFTPEGKSLIDLIGGISVCNIGHSHPKVVEAVQTQAARHMHLMVYGELVQAPQVNYAKALCRFLPKELGSIYFTNSGAEATEGALKLAKRFTGKSKIVYCKNAYHGSTHGALSIMGDEYFKRNYRPLLPNVFAIKYGDTNELKTIDNQTAAVIIETIQAESGVTVPTAAYMQQLRAQCNSTGALLIVDEVQAGMGRTGKMFAFEHFGIQPDILLLAKAFGGGMPLGAFIAAQKVMEVIAENPVLGHITTFGGHPVSCAAGAAALQVLEAENIIADVEAKGALFEKLLQHKNIKAIRRKGLLMAVQFSSFEQNKTIIDRAIERGVFTDWFLFAPECLRIAPPLNIPNELIEQACEILLACIDEAAV; from the coding sequence ATGCACTTAAGCAATAGGCAAGTTTTTTTAAACCACATTGCGCAAACCAGTAAAGCACCTCTGCTATTAGAAATTGCAAGCGCCAAAGGTTCCTTGCTATTTACTCCGGAAGGGAAATCGCTGATAGATTTAATTGGTGGAATTAGTGTTTGCAACATTGGGCACAGCCACCCAAAAGTTGTAGAAGCCGTGCAAACACAAGCTGCCCGGCACATGCACTTAATGGTATATGGCGAATTGGTACAAGCGCCACAAGTAAATTACGCAAAGGCGCTTTGCCGTTTTCTTCCTAAAGAATTGGGCAGTATTTATTTTACAAACTCAGGTGCCGAGGCAACGGAAGGTGCTTTAAAATTGGCCAAGCGATTTACCGGAAAATCTAAAATTGTGTATTGCAAGAATGCTTATCACGGCAGCACGCACGGAGCTTTGAGCATAATGGGCGATGAGTATTTTAAGCGAAACTATCGTCCACTTTTGCCCAATGTTTTTGCCATAAAATATGGCGACACAAACGAATTGAAAACAATAGATAACCAAACCGCAGCCGTAATTATTGAAACTATACAGGCAGAAAGTGGTGTTACGGTGCCTACTGCTGCGTATATGCAGCAATTGCGCGCGCAGTGCAATAGCACAGGCGCCTTGCTTATTGTAGATGAAGTGCAAGCAGGCATGGGTAGAACCGGAAAAATGTTTGCGTTTGAACATTTTGGCATTCAACCCGATATATTGTTGCTGGCAAAAGCATTTGGTGGCGGCATGCCTTTGGGTGCTTTTATTGCAGCACAGAAAGTAATGGAAGTTATTGCCGAAAATCCTGTGTTGGGGCATATTACAACTTTTGGCGGGCATCCGGTTTCGTGTGCTGCCGGAGCCGCTGCTCTTCAAGTATTAGAAGCAGAAAATATTATTGCCGATGTTGAAGCAAAAGGAGCACTGTTTGAAAAATTATTACAACACAAAAACATAAAAGCTATTCGCAGGAAGGGCTTGCTCATGGCCGTGCAGTTTAGCTCGTTCGAACAGAATAAAACTATTATAGATAGAGCAATAGAGCGCGGTGTGTTTACCGATTGGTTTTTGTTTGCTCCCGAGTGCTTGCGTATTGCCCCACCTTTAAATATTCCAAATGAACTTATAGAGCAAGCATGTGAAATTTTATTGGCGTGCATAGACGAAGCAGCCGTTTAA
- a CDS encoding acyl-CoA thioesterase, whose protein sequence is MFQYSTQIRVRYGDTDKMGYVYYGNYPYYYEIARAEAIRSLGVSYREMEESGIIMPVTRLNIKYIQPAFYDDLLTVKVTVPELPGRAILFSYEIFKDENTKTNEGETWLVFLNKATNRLVHTPNMLLEKLQPFF, encoded by the coding sequence ATGTTTCAATACTCTACTCAAATACGGGTTCGCTACGGAGATACCGACAAAATGGGATATGTGTATTATGGGAATTATCCGTATTACTACGAAATTGCCCGCGCAGAGGCCATTCGATCGTTAGGAGTTTCGTATAGAGAAATGGAAGAAAGCGGAATAATAATGCCCGTAACACGCTTAAATATTAAGTATATCCAACCTGCTTTTTACGATGATTTGCTTACCGTAAAAGTTACCGTGCCGGAGTTGCCGGGCAGAGCCATTTTATTTTCGTATGAAATATTTAAGGACGAAAACACTAAAACAAATGAAGGTGAAACATGGTTAGTTTTTTTGAATAAAGCCACCAATCGTTTAGTGCACACACCCAATATGTTGCTCGAAAAGTTACAACCGTTTTTTTGA
- a CDS encoding LON peptidase substrate-binding domain-containing protein, whose protein sequence is MQKFIPVFPLKLVVFPGQALNLHIFEPRYRQLIKECFDTGKTFAIPPVIDDRLNEYATEIRLTEISKTYDSGEMDVRTEATQILQVLEVIQEVPNKLYSAAIVSEMPHLPLDTNELQPQLYELLMKLHAFLGTDFDPYKKFKNPLSFDLIAYCALSLPQQCRLLEVHSEKQRQMALIQHLIQVIPTIEEANRLREKVRMNGHFRNEKPPENFNFKK, encoded by the coding sequence ATGCAAAAATTTATTCCTGTTTTTCCATTAAAGTTGGTAGTGTTTCCGGGGCAAGCGCTTAACCTGCATATTTTTGAACCCCGCTACCGCCAACTTATTAAGGAGTGTTTTGATACCGGAAAAACTTTTGCCATTCCTCCGGTAATAGACGATAGATTGAATGAATACGCTACCGAAATTCGCCTTACCGAAATTTCTAAAACATACGATTCCGGAGAAATGGATGTGCGCACCGAAGCCACTCAGATTCTGCAAGTGTTGGAAGTAATACAAGAAGTTCCCAATAAGCTATACAGCGCTGCCATTGTGAGCGAAATGCCGCACCTGCCCTTAGATACAAACGAGTTGCAGCCACAACTGTATGAATTATTGATGAAGCTGCATGCGTTTTTGGGAACCGATTTCGATCCGTATAAGAAGTTTAAGAATCCACTTTCGTTCGATTTAATTGCCTACTGCGCTCTTTCGCTACCGCAGCAATGCAGGCTGCTGGAAGTGCATTCCGAGAAGCAGCGACAAATGGCACTTATTCAGCATTTAATTCAGGTAATTCCTACCATTGAAGAAGCCAACCGCCTGCGCGAAAAAGTAAGAATGAATGGGCACTTTAGAAATGAAAAACCACCCGAAAATTTTAACTTTAAAAAATAG
- a CDS encoding LUD domain-containing protein, whose amino-acid sequence MFTEEQGFFGRIKNLFGNHQAEREVEVIATRTVVGFNENEVARPTSFADIINEPIAASTPVAVRTVEPTAKSYDKPSETDLDIHFAENFNAQGGDFIYCETIANAIEVLKTMKRQNEWIHIFTWENEIKDAFCEHNFQRGAIGFTIENSSAAISLCESLVAEDGSIIFNPKQASRRTLSCFPNFHIVLADATRLTPSLVTGLQRFNQLHKPELPSVLRLNDENNTHFYDQTKLVLRAEGTKNIFVIFVDEIIPPSIRP is encoded by the coding sequence ATGTTTACAGAGGAACAAGGATTTTTTGGTCGTATCAAAAACTTATTTGGCAACCACCAAGCGGAAAGAGAAGTAGAAGTTATTGCCACAAGAACCGTAGTTGGTTTCAATGAAAATGAAGTAGCACGCCCAACCTCGTTTGCCGATATTATTAACGAGCCAATTGCCGCTTCAACACCTGTTGCTGTACGCACGGTGGAGCCTACTGCCAAAAGCTACGATAAACCAAGCGAAACAGATTTAGATATTCACTTTGCCGAAAACTTTAATGCGCAAGGAGGAGATTTTATTTACTGCGAAACCATTGCCAATGCTATTGAAGTGCTAAAAACCATGAAGCGGCAAAATGAATGGATTCATATTTTTACTTGGGAAAACGAAATTAAAGATGCCTTTTGCGAACACAACTTCCAACGCGGAGCAATTGGCTTTACCATAGAAAATTCCAGTGCTGCCATTTCGCTTTGCGAGAGCTTAGTTGCCGAAGACGGTAGTATAATTTTTAATCCTAAACAAGCTTCGCGCAGAACACTTTCTTGCTTCCCTAACTTTCATATTGTATTGGCGGACGCTACGCGCCTAACGCCATCTTTGGTTACAGGCTTACAGCGCTTTAACCAGCTACATAAACCGGAGCTACCTTCGGTGCTTCGCTTAAACGATGAAAACAACACGCACTTTTATGACCAAACCAAATTGGTTTTGCGTGCAGAAGGCACCAAAAATATTTTCGTAATTTTTGTGGACGAAATTATTCCGCCAAGTATTCGACCTTAA